The genomic interval TGACAAAAGTGACACCGCCTTGACCCACGTGTTTACTGCATGGGCTTTCTGTGGTTGCCGTGGTGCTGTACAAATGATGACAAAAGTGACACCGCCTTGACCACGTGTTTACTACATGGGCTTCCTGTATTCGCCGTGATGCTGTTCAAGTGATGATAAAACTGATATCTTCTTGACCACGTGTTTACTACATGGGCTTTCTGTGGTCGCCGTGATGCTGTTAAAGTGACGATAAAAGTGACATCTCCTTGACCACGTGTTTCCTacatgggcttcctgtgctCGTCGTGCTAAAGTGAGGATAAAAGGGACATCTCCTTAACCATGTCTGTACTGCATGGGCTTTCTGTGTTCGCCGTGATGCTGCTAAATTGAGGATAAAAGGGACATCTCCTTGGCCATGTATTTAATGCATGGGCTTACTGTGGTTGCCGCGATACTGTTCAAGTGATGATAACCCCGTGTGACATGTCGTTGACAGCTGGCCCGCGGGACGCCACAACACCGCCCTGTATCTCTCTGTTTATGGGCACTTTCCGGATGTGATCAAATGTCCCAAATTATCGTCAACAAACCCGCGCTGCATACAAACACCAGGACCGCATCTCTTGTGCATCGTCTCATCTAATGTGCCTTGACCGTCTAGTCACAAACACATCCGCACCATTTCAGCTGTAAGTAAGTACTTGTGCGGTTGGCTGTAATATCTGTAGAGGAATCAAGAAAAATTGGACCCCTTGAAATCCCCGAAATTTGGCATTTGCCAGGGTTTTTATTTCTGATGTGCAGGATCTGCTTGCGAGCTTAATTCTTCTGCGGACGCCAAATACGGTAAACCTCTTGACTTGTCGCACGTACTTAAACAATCCCATAAAAGCATCTCTTCAAATTGCTTGAAAAAAGACCGTCGCTTTCAATGGAATACTCCCTTTTGTGTTATAAAAATTGTTTAGCTGTGTGTCAAAGATAAGCTATCTTTTTTATGATACTTTATCCAACCGATTTTATCCGACTGATGTTTTCCCAATAATAAATATGAAATGACGAGGACTAGTATAGTTATTCAAAGTTGGTTCAAGGGACAATCACTCCATGACAATTCAAAGAATATAGCTTCACATATTCGTGTCGGAGGACGCCTCTTCTCTCATACGAAGCTGTCTTAAAGATTTTAAGAGCATCAATTGACGCGCTTCGCCCTGCTTACTCTGCCAACTTAAACAAAGCTGCACGCAATCCCAACAGACAATTCAAGGCTATATTCAGTCATTATGGACGGGAAGACCACTACTGGGATCGCAACGGTGTTCCTAATCCTCGCCATCCTTCTGTACGAAGATCTGATGACAAGACGCTTCAGGGGTCTTGAAGATCGTATTGGGAGGTTGGAATCGACAGTTAGCGACCTCCAGCTGTTGCAAAGAAGGAATGGTCGGTTCTTCAGTGATATAAATACCCGTGGTAAGTACTCTGGGATGTGTGTTTCGATTAAAGGTCCTTCGCTGTCAAAACTAACAGGGAGGTTATCATTTTAAATGGCCCTTTGCCCTCGCGGGTCATCTGATTTAGTTTCACAACGGGAAAAATAAACATGTCGTCGTGAAGAGACGATAAGATATATTTGACCTATTATCACAGGGGCTGGGCGGTTAGAATAAATAGCAAAACTTGTCCAATAATGTTCATCGGATAAACTTGGTTCTGATACATTGTTTAGAGACTTCTCGGCGACATTAAAACACTTTTAACATTCCAAACTCTGAAATGTCCGACATTATTAACAACTTCACAGATATGCAATCTCAAACATAACAACGAATCATAATTATTTTACTAACTAGTCTTAATGATATTGAAGCTCGTTAAACATCATTTTCCTGCACCGACAGATTCTCgccttttctctcttttttaagAGGTTGTACATAACAGGCAAGTTCGTTCCTTTGTCCGTATTGGCCTTGTGAACTTGTTTGCAAAAGTAATTTTACCATATTTCAAGTCGTATAAGAAATTTCAAATTGTCTGAGCCCCGAGTCTGAATACACGGCGATACCGTGTGATAATACGTTCGTATTACTTGTTTGCGGAGGTCCCATATTGTTTTAAATAGGGGAAATTTAATCCAGTAAAAAGCTCATGTTACACTATAAACTACAAGATTTGATGACTCCATTGCCCAACTTGCCttgcttttttcttcaaattttTCGGAAGAAAACATCGGAGTTTGATGAGAGCTTAGCTTTCCGTTTCTTATGCCGTTCGGGGTTTTTCAAGCGATGAGTTTGCAGTAGGATCATAATGGGATTTATACCTTTTGAAGTACCACTTATCTCCCGGGAGTACTTAATGTCATTCCCTTCATATTGTGGGTTTTTTACGATGTTTGAGCACGCACGCCACCACGCTTCCCGCCTTttgtttcttaaaaaaatacgCAACAGATGTTTTGTAGTTTGTATTTGGTGTCAACATATTAATGTATAAGTAACACCAGGCTGTGTTCACGTCGTTTCCCACGTCTCCAGACACTAATTGCACAGCTAGAATAAATACATCAGCGTGCTTGCACAAATTTCAACTATCTCGTCGTATGTTTCTAATTAAACTATGCCCCCTTTACTTCGGCACTCTTCTTGTGAAAATAAAGAGATATAGAAAGATACGAAGATGGATGAGATTCCACAGGCTATGTTATATATATTCTTCCTTCTATTCATGCTTTCTCTTTTTAAACTGTCTATGCGTCGGGCCGGGTTGTCATGTCTGGAAATTTGTCAGTTGCaaatcactcaatttttgtaCAAATAACGTTGCACTCGGAAATCAATGTATCATATAGTCCGCAGTGCTTTATGGATAGTGTATAAATGGCCGAATCCTGGTATGTGAAAGCCATGGGagcaaaaacaataattctAAAGCCTTCGAAGGCCTTGGTTTCTTTTTATATACgctttttttgcttatttatttgataccttGAGCACTGCGGGTACGATATATGGATTCTCCAAGTgcaacatgtttttttaaaatagatgTATACATTTGCCCATAAACATAAGGTTTTTATCAGCTGCTTTATAGAGGTTCCATTCTTACACAACCATTTAgttcattttgtttcttttcctcTACAGTCTTAAGTAATCTTATTATGCTTCGGATTCAAAGACCAAGAAACTCTCAAAGTCATAGGCGTCAACGTCGCAGTCCATCTAACGAAAGCAACAGCACAATCTCCCTTGCGACGAGCCTAGCCGAGGAGATAGCAAAACATCTCAGCCCAGCCGTCATTAGACTATGCATGGGCGGATCCCTAACGTGTCCCCCAGGCCCGCGCGGTCCACCAGGGAGACCTGGGCACCCAGGCCAAAAGGGGACCCGAGGACGCCGCGGCCAAAGAGGAAGACGTGGCAACCCAGGGTCACCAGGACCCAAGGGAACGCCGGGAAAGGATGGGAGACGGGGAGCAGTGGGCTCGAAAGGAATGAAAGGACAAAAAGGGGAAAAGGGGGAACGAGGAATTGGAGTTCGTGGAGAGAAAGGAGCACCGGGGGATACACTCTCCGCGCCGAATGCCATTGTCTCACCAGCACTGATTACAATTAACGCGTCCGATACTGCCGTGTTCCACTGTGCGGCGAGTGGTGTCCCGAAACCCGTGCTCATCTGGAGTAAAGTCGACGGTGCGCCATTAATGGAAAGCTCGTACAAGATGCTTGGAAATGGGAGACTGGTATTGGAGAATACGACGCTTGAGGACGCGGGATTGTACGAATGCAAAGCTATTAATCTTCTTGGGGAGTCAAGTGCTACGATGCGGCTAGTAGTCACTGGTGAGTAGGGATCTCAAAGGCGGGCTCACAcagtctcgtacccaggcgCCGCGCGAATCATTTTGGGAGAAGCTGTAATCTGCCAGTCATTATTTTTACCGTTTCCGCTTCAGGGCTCCTGTGGAAGGCCTCGCAATAGCAAataacgactgggtacgaTTCTGGGGCTGGCTAGAGCATTTACAAGCTGCGATATATCAAACCTGTACTTCTGTTTGTGAAATTTAAAATAGTTCGAGATACGGAAAGGCCATTCGTGAGATGTTTAGAAGTCGTACACAGATCACGCCGCTGTTTTACGCCCCCGGAGGGTATGGCTAGGTGAATGAACTTTCGAATCTCCCGTAACAGTGCTGTAGCAGCtcttgaaatattgggggaagggggcacaatacagaaacattaagattttttttttttggggggggggagggttgcacagccacgcccctactgttcatttccttatatatgtatattttttatatggggggggcacatgcccccagtgccacaccccctgctactgccCTGCTTACAAATACATGGCCtttacttttatttaaaatatttcataTACTAAACTGAACATTACATGACCGCTTTAGGATGCAATTGTATCGAGTGTTGGTATTATCTTGAACGAGCGCAGCGCAGCGAACGAGTGATAGATCATATCGGAAATATCTTGTAATGTCCTTTATTTGCTGTTTATTGCCCCCAGTGCCTCCTAGTGTATCCATTGATATCGGGCCTACATACGTCCAGGAAGGCGACAACGTCATGCTTCCCAAATGTCATGTGACCGGCTTTCCTCTACCGGAAATAAACTGGACCAGGTCCGCTGGACAATTGCCACGCAGGCGCGTCATGACAAGTGGAGGACAGCTAAGCATCCTGGCGGCCAGAGCCAACGACTCGGGAGATTATTTCTGTAGCGCCCGTAATCATATAGGGTCAACAATTGCCAGGACACAGCTTGTGGTATTTGCTTTACCAAGGTGATTATAAACTAAGCTTTTTTGCCCATGTAATTATTAACTAAAATATATAACATAATGTCCATTGACATTTGTGTAGTGCTATTATTTTTAGTTGTTCATAGCGCTGTGCAATTCTTGATATTCTAATGCATAATATTCTTAATATTAATAATTCTTTAAGctgaggaacacaagcttctagcAAGTCAAGTCAAGCTTTAAGTCAAATTCTTCTACCATTAATCTTTACACGCCTTTCCTTCTCTTTAGGTTTATTATATCTCCACCGAAATCCCTAAAAGCTGAAGTCGGGAGTGACGTCATCTTGCCCTGTAAAGCGTACGGGAGCCCGCCGCCATTGGTGATCACGTGGCATCGACATGGGAAATCCATCCCCCAAGAAAGGTACTGCGCGACCGTCTCGTCTCGACACTATGATTGTCATAAGCTTTTGCATGTTTCGCCGAGCCTTGGCAAATGTTCGGGCGTATCACTTCACTTCACTTTAATAAATTGCGCAACCTATTGTACAATATGTCAGTGCGCAGCGCAGTGCCGAGTCTAAAGCCCAGCGTGAAAGGCCTCTGGGCAGCCTCTCATGTCAATTACAGACCTTCAAAAAACGTCAGTGCAAATTGCGAATGGCAAACGACAGTTCtgctaacaaaaaaaaataccatggcACTATTCAATTTTCTATTGAATGTAGGAAAATGTAAATTCCTTCTGCTACTAGTGTActtatcatctttattcttactAATAGCAATACGCAGATTGGTCTTAGATCTGCCTTTTGCCATTTGTTGTACTTGCAACGTTTATTCAAATAGATGTATATGCCACTATTCAGGATGTGTATTTTGAGTTTACCGTATGTCACTTATAGGAtaccagttttttttaaccataGTGCAATATTTAATGTAA from Nematostella vectensis chromosome 14, jaNemVect1.1, whole genome shotgun sequence carries:
- the LOC5510331 gene encoding neural cell adhesion molecule L1-like protein, coding for MDGKTTTGIATVFLILAILLYEDLMTRRFRGLEDRIGRLESTVSDLQLLQRRNGRFFSDINTRVLSNLIMLRIQRPRNSQSHRRQRRSPSNESNSTISLATSLAEEIAKHLSPAVIRLCMGGSLTCPPGPRGPPGRPGHPGQKGTRGRRGQRGRRGNPGSPGPKGTPGKDGRRGAVGSKGMKGQKGEKGERGIGVRGEKGAPGDTLSAPNAIVSPALITINASDTAVFHCAASGVPKPVLIWSKVDGAPLMESSYKMLGNGRLVLENTTLEDAGLYECKAINLLGESSATMRLVVTVPPSVSIDIGPTYVQEGDNVMLPKCHVTGFPLPEINWTRSAGQLPRRRVMTSGGQLSILAARANDSGDYFCSARNHIGSTIARTQLVVFALPRFIISPPKSLKAEVGSDVILPCKAYGSPPPLVITWHRHGKSIPQERSGVIDGVLRLIDVTTADSGVYVCTATSSGIFDAQAMTRLEVLENTAASANAAPAKQDGRSLTNSTHAKLDMKNGFEGKVSEKGKMTLKLDDKTSSKNGRPLNILSGNSTWKRNNASVMSEINKPAPVENQGSNIEIGKLVTPTRNLSGMPMSRSPNYGNNANVKDNLKQKSNNTSAGDPENGKSVKITESTKIMEKGDISALEKLMRRKEGIEKPTKSTKISNITEIPVKKDRVLGKIRATEKPDNGKIEMRYVYKPTNSRNRGEIPITAKAENGKAVNGKSVEPTKKMTKKPVKQKVEKRKMGIERMETGKRNAEFDKRKDKISAKKSVGLLNIAFPIKKQENKKSGNLSGIVIGHGYLKSKSIKSGKPGMMKMLPTKKRKGYKGGVGKLDRFSNLGGVRKIDSTVNPLIEEIENYKGLEDFDKESN